Genomic segment of bacterium:
ATGCGCATGGGAGAATAATCCTTCGTCTGGAACCTAAAATGATCACCTACGCGTACAGGTGCGACGCCTGCGGCCACCTCTTCGAGGCCCGTCAGCGGATGACCGACGAGGCGCTGCGGGAGTGCCCCCTAGTGCGGAGGTCCCGTGAAGAGGGTAATCACGGGCGACCTCGGCACGCTCGACGTAGCCCACGACAGGACCTCGGCTTGCTCCACGAGCGGCGGTGGTTGAGGAATCCAGCGCTAGCGGGAGCCCGGGGCCGGGCTCCTTTTTTCGCCGGGGCGTTACTCGGTTCGCCGGGGGCG
This window contains:
- a CDS encoding zinc ribbon domain-containing protein, with translation MITYAYRCDACGHLFEARQRMTDEALRECPLVRRSREEGNHGRPRHARRSPRQDLGLLHERRWLRNPALAGARGRAPFFAGALLGSPGA